AGATGGCGTCGCGGACGAAAAGGCGCATATCGAGGGCTATCTGGTCGTTCCGCGAGCGGGCAGTATGGAGCTTGCCCCCGACCTCCCCCACTTTCTCGATAAGGCGGGACTCGATGTTCATGTGGATATCTTCCAGTTCCGGTTTGAAGTCAAAATCATCCTGCTCAATCTCTTCCTTGATGGAGTTGAGACCGCCAATTATGGTATCTGCGTCCTGCTTTGAGATAATATCCTGCCTGGCCAGCATTCGGGCGTGCGCAATGCTCCCCGCGATGTCGTAGGGATAGAGACGCCAGTCATACCGGATGGAGGCGGTGTAGGTCTGCGCCCGCTTGTCGGCGTCCTTCTCAAAACGACCACGGATATGGCTCATGCTAAGCCTCGTTTTCCTCTTGTTCCCGGTGGGCCATTATACTTAATGGCCCCTCGACATCGGCCAGAATCTGTACCTGTGCCTGGTTCTTCGCCGACAGGCCCCACAGATGAATGAAGCCCAGAGCCGCACTCTGGTCAAACTGGTCGCCCTTGTCGTAAGTGGCCAGGCCGAGGTTATACAGCGAACGTGGCGATTTGCGTCCGGCGACCCCTGCGCTGGTCTTGAAGAGCTTCATCCTCACGGTGCCGGTAACAGAGCGCTGCGAACTGATGATATAGGCCGAGAGGTCACGGTTGAGGGCACTGAACCAGAGACCGTTGTAGACCATGTCCGAGTATTCCAGGGTCACCTTCTCCTTGAAACGTAGCTGGTCTTTGGATAGTGTCATCGCTTCCAGTGCCCGATGTGCCTGGAGCAGGACGGTGGCTGCGGGCGCTTCATATATCTCCCGCGACTTTATTCCCACGACCCGGTTCTCGATATGGTCAATCCGCCCGATGCCATGATTGCCGGCTATCTCGTTCAACTCCATGATAAGGTCGATACCGTTCATTGGCCGGTCATCGAGGCTGACGGGGATGCCCTTAGCGAAACCAATCTCCACGTAAGTCGGCTCGTCCGGGGTCTGGTCAGCCGACTTCGTCCAGGTGAAAGCGTCTTCCGGCGGCTCTGCCCAGGGGTCTTCCAGGACTCCACACTCGATGGCTTTACCCCACAGGCATTCATCGATGGAGTAGGGGCTGCTTACAGTTATTGGAACGGGAATATTGTGCTTCTGGGCATAGGCTATGGTCTCTTCCCGTGTCATTCCCCATTCCCGTGCCGGGGCGATGATTTTGAGGTCCGGTGCCAGGGTATTGATACCGACATCGAACCTTACCTGGTCGTTTCCCTTACCGGTGCAGCCGTGGGCCACCGCAGTTGCCCCTTCATCCTGTGCGGTATCCACCAGCAGCTTGGCCATGAGAGGTCGGGACAGGGCAGTTGCCAGAGGGTATTGACCTTCGTAGAGGGCGTTTGCCTGCAGCGCCGGAAATATGAAGTAATCTACGAAAGACTGCTTTACATCGACTACCAGTGCTTTTATTGCGCCGACCTTCAATGCCTTTTCCTTCACGGCGGTGAAGTCTTTTTCATTGCCAACATCGATAGTCAACGTAATAACGTCCAGACCATAGTTTTCCTGTATCCATGTGACTGCCACCGATGTATCCAGGCCGCCACTATAGGCCAGTATTACCTTATCTGCCATTTTGAATCTCCTCCAGGTAGAGTATATTGCCTCACCTTAACTGTCAGGCATCAGTTATCAATGCCGGACAGGCTTTTATCCAGTATATCAAGCGCTTCATCAACTTCGCTATTACCGATGATAAGCGGGGGTATGAGACGAATAGCATTAGGCTTGACGCAGTTAACCAGCATACCATTCTCAAGGCAAGCGTTTAACATATCCTGGCCAATCTCACGGTCAAACTCTATGGCCAGTAATAGACCACGGCCGCGAACGTCGGTGATGAACGGATATTTCTTTTGCAGGTTTTTCAGGCTTTCAGTAAGATACTGTCCCACTTTCCTGACATTGGCTGTGATATCATTCTCAATAATAAAACTAACGGTCGCATAGGCAGCAGCACAGGTAAGCGGGTTACCGCCGAAGGTAGAACCGTGCTCTCCCGGGACGAAAACGCAGACTTTATCCTTGGCCATAAATGCCCCGATAGGCACACCGCTACCCAGACCTTTAGCCAGGGTCATTATATCCGGTTCAATTCCGTACTGCTCGTATGCGAAAAGTGTCCCCA
The DNA window shown above is from Dehalococcoidales bacterium and carries:
- a CDS encoding argininosuccinate synthase translates to MADKVILAYSGGLDTSVAVTWIQENYGLDVITLTIDVGNEKDFTAVKEKALKVGAIKALVVDVKQSFVDYFIFPALQANALYEGQYPLATALSRPLMAKLLVDTAQDEGATAVAHGCTGKGNDQVRFDVGINTLAPDLKIIAPAREWGMTREETIAYAQKHNIPVPITVSSPYSIDECLWGKAIECGVLEDPWAEPPEDAFTWTKSADQTPDEPTYVEIGFAKGIPVSLDDRPMNGIDLIMELNEIAGNHGIGRIDHIENRVVGIKSREIYEAPAATVLLQAHRALEAMTLSKDQLRFKEKVTLEYSDMVYNGLWFSALNRDLSAYIISSQRSVTGTVRMKLFKTSAGVAGRKSPRSLYNLGLATYDKGDQFDQSAALGFIHLWGLSAKNQAQVQILADVEGPLSIMAHREQEENEA